In Pirellulaceae bacterium, a single genomic region encodes these proteins:
- a CDS encoding multiheme c-type cytochrome, translated as MSRHLTVFVALALLSVLLVSSWQIAQSDETAATTRQNEFEGWQKPEVALLITGRQHGYIEPCGCTGLANQKGGMARRHSLLKQLKAKGWDVVPLDVGNQVRRFGAQAAAKFLSTVDGLREMEYGAVAFGPDDLRLTLGDLIAAVASQTGESDLFICANANPAGFVEGFRVIEAGGMRIGVAAVLGTEQLARVTQEDIFKSAPMESLKDTMVQMKAANCDFQVLLSHASIDESSLFAKAFPQLDLVVTAGGAGEPTFKPQEIAGAKAVMIQAGTKGMYAGVVGIYKQGEDRLKYQRIPLDDRFEDSTEMLDILAAYQDKLKQQGLAGLGLSPVAHPSGRKYVGSESCGDCHVQAYEKWLETPHAHATDSISQPTERADIPRHHDPECISCHVTGWDPQRYIPYDSGYLDLEKSALLHGNGCENCHGPGSQHVAAENGEIENLTDELIAKYRGQMRLEMGKATHEKCLECHDLDNSPDFHKPGQFEAYWKEVAHPWSD; from the coding sequence ATGAGTCGCCATCTAACCGTTTTTGTAGCCCTGGCCCTCCTGTCCGTCTTGCTGGTTTCGTCCTGGCAGATCGCTCAGTCTGATGAGACTGCGGCAACAACACGACAAAATGAGTTCGAAGGGTGGCAAAAGCCAGAGGTTGCTCTTTTGATCACCGGACGTCAACACGGCTACATCGAACCGTGCGGTTGCACGGGTCTGGCGAACCAGAAAGGTGGAATGGCCCGCCGTCATTCCTTATTGAAGCAATTGAAAGCAAAAGGATGGGACGTTGTTCCCCTCGATGTGGGAAATCAAGTACGTCGTTTCGGAGCTCAAGCCGCGGCAAAGTTTCTTTCGACGGTGGATGGTCTTCGCGAGATGGAGTACGGAGCGGTGGCGTTTGGTCCCGATGATCTGCGTCTGACACTTGGAGATCTGATTGCAGCGGTGGCCAGCCAGACGGGTGAGTCTGACTTGTTCATTTGTGCCAATGCAAACCCGGCCGGCTTTGTCGAAGGGTTTCGGGTGATCGAAGCGGGGGGGATGCGTATCGGTGTCGCTGCTGTCCTGGGAACGGAGCAACTCGCTCGTGTGACCCAAGAGGACATTTTCAAGAGTGCTCCGATGGAGTCACTGAAGGACACCATGGTGCAAATGAAAGCTGCAAATTGCGATTTCCAGGTATTGCTCTCTCATGCGTCGATTGACGAGTCATCTTTGTTCGCCAAGGCGTTCCCTCAACTGGACCTGGTTGTAACGGCGGGTGGCGCGGGCGAGCCAACATTCAAGCCGCAAGAGATCGCAGGTGCGAAGGCGGTGATGATACAAGCTGGCACCAAAGGCATGTATGCGGGAGTGGTTGGCATCTACAAGCAGGGAGAAGATCGACTCAAGTATCAGCGAATTCCGTTGGATGATCGATTTGAGGATTCAACGGAGATGCTCGACATTCTTGCCGCTTACCAAGATAAGCTGAAGCAGCAAGGCCTTGCCGGTTTGGGCTTATCGCCAGTTGCCCATCCTAGCGGTCGCAAGTACGTCGGTTCGGAAAGCTGTGGCGATTGTCATGTTCAAGCTTATGAGAAATGGCTTGAGACGCCTCATGCTCATGCCACCGATTCGATCTCTCAGCCCACCGAACGAGCAGATATTCCCAGGCATCATGATCCTGAGTGTATCAGTTGTCATGTGACCGGTTGGGACCCCCAGCGTTATATTCCTTACGATTCCGGCTACTTGGATCTTGAAAAATCGGCCCTGTTGCATGGCAACGGTTGTGAGAACTGCCATGGTCCGGGGAGTCAGCATGTGGCGGCCGAGAATGGCGAGATCGAGAATCTTACCGATGAACTCATCGCAAAATATCGCGGGCAGATGCGGTTAGAGATGGGCAAAGCGACCCATGAAAAATGCCTTGAATGTCACGACCTGGACAACAGTCCAGACTTTCACAAGCCGGGTCAATTTGAGGCCTACTGGAAGGAAGTTGCGCACCCGTGGAGTGACTGA
- the infB gene encoding translation initiation factor IF-2 has product MPIRIYALAKDLKIDSKELVDVCAKAGITGKGSALASLTDDELTKVKAFLKGGTRAEGAPTPPPAAKPPTIPKVVPPKAAPKAAPEPKPEPKPKPKPKSEPAPPAAAPEQPAFTREDYIGPGGSTGKPRVIQPTSSKSTTEAGDNASGKDRDSAKTASRKDAGRKEPVVRMAAIPKTAQPTAKPKSNEPAPQKPIMTLPADAIRNAKSGSRAPLEQFTKQQDKDSNEPKAPPTQKSSTDRDASSKSAGGRDRRRGGKAEGGKEDDSRDKKLATMAGSRAARQQKRRRSRSGRDDDDQDVRRKRRRLVRKGTNTAAPRKGKVSVELPCSVRSLSEATGVPTAEIQRTLMGFGTMVTINQEIDAETAELVAAELELEVEFKLAETLEDQLITQMLETEDDPNSLVPRVPVITFLGHVDHGKTSLLDAIIGIDVVSGEAGGITQHIRAYKLKKDDREIAFVDTPGHEAFTEMRARGANVTDIAVLVIAADDGIMPQTEEAISHARAAGVPIVVALNKCDLPGADINRAMQELSAQELLPSEWGGDVEVVQTSAINGDGIDTLLETLLLTADLHEYQANPDRAASGTCLEAEQQGNRGVVAKVIVQNGTLRVGDVMVCGGAYGRVKAMHDTLKPTRKLQEAGPSTPVNLTGLNMAPEAGDSFHVLENIAQARQIAEQRQTQTRSRSLSGRTVRVSFEEFQRRMEEGRLGDEIEVTNLNLVLRADVRGSIEAIQKELDKLQHPEVQIKLLQATVGGITAADVTLADASDAVIIGFNVIPDESARILAEERGVEIRRYDIIYKVTEDLKATLEGKLKPEERVKELGRALVQRTFTISRVGTVAGCRVLAGTIERGCRVRVNRNGRGIGDYPLDSLRREKDDSKEVREGYECGMKLSGFNDLKEGDILEAYKIEEIARSL; this is encoded by the coding sequence GTGCCCATTCGGATTTACGCATTAGCGAAAGATTTAAAGATCGACAGCAAGGAGCTTGTCGATGTCTGTGCGAAAGCAGGCATAACCGGAAAAGGTTCTGCCCTGGCTAGTTTGACAGACGATGAGCTCACCAAAGTCAAAGCTTTCTTGAAAGGTGGGACGCGCGCCGAAGGCGCACCAACTCCCCCACCTGCGGCCAAGCCGCCCACCATCCCCAAGGTGGTGCCTCCCAAGGCGGCACCCAAGGCGGCACCCGAGCCCAAGCCCGAGCCCAAGCCCAAGCCCAAGCCCAAGTCAGAGCCCGCCCCGCCTGCAGCTGCACCCGAACAGCCGGCTTTTACTCGCGAAGATTACATCGGTCCCGGTGGCAGCACGGGCAAGCCTCGTGTGATTCAGCCGACGAGTTCAAAATCGACGACAGAGGCTGGCGACAACGCGTCAGGCAAAGATCGAGACTCGGCTAAAACTGCGTCTCGAAAAGACGCCGGTCGCAAGGAACCGGTCGTTCGCATGGCGGCCATTCCCAAGACAGCCCAACCGACTGCTAAACCGAAGTCAAACGAACCGGCACCGCAAAAGCCCATCATGACACTGCCGGCTGATGCGATCCGAAATGCCAAATCAGGCAGCCGTGCTCCGCTTGAACAATTCACGAAACAACAGGACAAGGACTCGAACGAGCCGAAAGCCCCACCAACTCAAAAGTCTTCCACGGATCGAGACGCATCCTCGAAATCCGCCGGTGGGAGAGATCGACGCCGAGGTGGTAAAGCCGAAGGTGGTAAAGAGGACGACTCGCGAGACAAGAAACTCGCCACCATGGCGGGTAGTCGGGCCGCACGTCAGCAAAAACGACGCCGCTCGCGAAGCGGACGAGATGACGACGATCAGGATGTACGCCGAAAACGACGGCGTTTGGTCCGCAAAGGCACCAACACGGCCGCTCCCCGTAAAGGGAAAGTCAGTGTCGAATTACCGTGTTCCGTTCGGAGCTTATCCGAGGCGACTGGTGTGCCAACGGCCGAGATCCAGCGCACGCTGATGGGCTTCGGCACCATGGTTACCATCAACCAGGAAATCGACGCCGAAACGGCCGAACTCGTCGCAGCCGAACTTGAGTTAGAGGTCGAATTCAAACTCGCCGAGACACTTGAGGATCAGCTGATTACGCAAATGCTCGAAACCGAGGACGATCCGAACTCACTCGTCCCACGCGTCCCTGTCATCACCTTCTTGGGACACGTTGACCATGGGAAGACTTCGCTCCTTGACGCGATCATCGGCATCGATGTGGTCTCAGGCGAAGCGGGCGGGATCACCCAACACATCCGAGCGTACAAGCTAAAGAAGGATGATCGCGAAATCGCTTTCGTCGATACCCCGGGTCACGAGGCATTCACCGAAATGCGTGCTCGAGGTGCCAATGTGACTGATATCGCGGTCCTGGTGATCGCCGCTGACGACGGGATCATGCCGCAAACGGAAGAAGCAATTAGCCATGCTCGGGCTGCTGGAGTGCCGATCGTCGTAGCACTCAATAAGTGCGATCTTCCCGGAGCCGATATCAACCGTGCGATGCAAGAACTGTCCGCGCAAGAATTGCTTCCCTCCGAATGGGGCGGGGATGTGGAAGTGGTGCAAACCAGTGCCATCAACGGCGACGGCATCGATACCCTCTTGGAAACTTTGTTGCTGACCGCTGATCTGCATGAATACCAAGCGAACCCAGATCGTGCGGCGTCAGGAACTTGCCTGGAAGCGGAACAGCAAGGCAATCGGGGAGTCGTGGCAAAAGTCATCGTACAAAACGGAACACTCCGAGTTGGGGATGTGATGGTCTGTGGTGGTGCCTACGGCCGAGTCAAAGCAATGCATGACACCCTGAAGCCAACTCGGAAACTCCAAGAGGCGGGCCCCTCGACACCCGTCAACTTGACCGGCCTCAATATGGCTCCCGAAGCTGGCGATTCTTTCCATGTCCTGGAAAACATCGCTCAGGCGCGCCAAATTGCTGAACAACGTCAAACACAGACTCGTTCACGATCACTCTCAGGTCGAACAGTCCGAGTTTCGTTCGAAGAATTCCAACGCCGAATGGAAGAAGGCCGGTTGGGCGATGAAATCGAAGTCACAAACCTCAATCTGGTTCTCCGGGCCGATGTACGAGGTTCCATCGAAGCGATCCAAAAGGAATTGGACAAGCTGCAGCATCCAGAAGTTCAAATCAAATTATTGCAAGCAACAGTGGGTGGAATCACCGCTGCCGACGTAACGCTTGCGGATGCGTCCGACGCGGTGATTATTGGTTTCAACGTGATTCCCGACGAATCAGCACGGATCCTTGCGGAAGAACGAGGCGTCGAGATTCGACGTTACGACATCATCTACAAGGTCACCGAAGATCTAAAGGCAACCTTGGAAGGCAAGCTCAAGCCGGAAGAACGCGTGAAGGAACTTGGACGTGCCTTGGTCCAGCGAACCTTCACGATCAGTCGCGTCGGCACGGTGGCCGGTTGTCGCGTGCTGGCCGGTACGATCGAACGTGGATGTCGTGTTCGCGTCAATCGAAATGGACGTGGCATCGGCGATTATCCACTCGATTCACTCCGCCGTGAAAAAGATGACTCGAAGGAAGTCCGCGAAGGTTACGAATGCGGCATGAAGCTCTCCGGATTCAACGATCTGAAAGAGGGCGACATCCTCGAAGCCTACAAGATCGAAGAAATTGCACGATCTTTGTAA
- the rbfA gene encoding 30S ribosome-binding factor RbfA gives MSSRRTLKAASAIKEVVSLAILTELRDPRIQNVTVTFVEISGDMRFAKVHVSVMGDEKQQSLCMHGLQGSAGFLQKRVNDRIDTRYTPRIQFVLDKGIKHAFKVSEILHDVLPADEDTSDDAEPSDDEDTLLDENPDDASR, from the coding sequence ATGAGTTCGCGCCGTACACTCAAAGCAGCATCTGCGATTAAAGAGGTCGTCAGCTTAGCGATCCTCACCGAATTGCGAGATCCACGTATCCAAAACGTGACGGTGACCTTCGTCGAAATCTCCGGCGACATGAGATTTGCCAAAGTTCACGTCTCGGTGATGGGCGATGAAAAGCAACAGAGCCTTTGCATGCACGGCCTGCAAGGTTCCGCCGGATTCCTCCAGAAACGGGTCAACGATCGCATTGACACGCGATACACCCCACGAATTCAATTTGTTCTCGACAAGGGCATCAAGCACGCGTTCAAAGTATCTGAGATTCTGCATGATGTCCTGCCTGCTGATGAAGACACCTCGGATGATGCGGAACCTAGCGACGACGAAGACACACTACTCGACGAAAATCCTGACGACGCATCTCGATGA
- a CDS encoding YebC/PmpR family DNA-binding transcriptional regulator, with translation MAGHSHWAGIKHKKALIDNKRGKVWSKISKALMVAARIGGADPDTNVSLRVPLADARAARMPKDNIDRAIKKGTGELDGGDVEEVLYEGYGPNGVAVMCEIMTDNRNRTAPEIRKLFEVYGGKLGGTGCVAYLFDRKGLIVVPTDQVDEDRLMEVILDAGGDNVEQQGDQFEITCEPDAYADLLAALEEAQIEPTVKQLTRIPSATVDLDASTGRKVLKLMELLDDHDDVQNVSANFNIPDDVMAELNSGA, from the coding sequence ATGGCAGGTCATTCACATTGGGCGGGCATCAAACACAAAAAAGCGCTGATCGACAACAAACGCGGCAAGGTCTGGAGCAAAATCTCCAAAGCATTGATGGTAGCAGCCCGAATTGGCGGTGCTGATCCGGATACAAACGTCAGCTTGAGGGTACCGCTGGCCGACGCCCGGGCTGCTCGGATGCCCAAAGATAATATTGATCGAGCCATCAAAAAAGGTACTGGCGAACTCGACGGCGGGGATGTTGAGGAAGTTCTGTACGAGGGCTACGGTCCCAACGGCGTCGCCGTGATGTGCGAAATCATGACCGACAACCGCAATCGAACGGCACCCGAAATTCGAAAACTGTTCGAAGTGTACGGTGGAAAGCTTGGTGGCACCGGTTGTGTCGCCTACTTATTCGACCGCAAAGGCTTGATCGTCGTGCCGACTGATCAAGTCGATGAAGATCGGCTGATGGAAGTTATCTTGGACGCCGGCGGTGACAACGTGGAACAGCAGGGTGACCAGTTCGAAATCACCTGCGAACCCGACGCTTACGCCGATCTGCTGGCAGCCCTCGAAGAAGCCCAAATCGAACCCACAGTCAAACAGTTGACGCGGATACCATCAGCCACTGTCGATCTCGATGCCAGCACAGGGCGCAAAGTGCTCAAGCTAATGGAACTACTCGATGATCATGACGACGTCCAAAACGTATCGGCAAACTTCAACATTCCAGATGACGTAATGGCCGAATTGAACTCCGGAGCTTGA
- the proS gene encoding proline--tRNA ligase, whose product MAKQPANAINPSRQADYPQWYQEVIKAADLAEASDVRGCMVIKPWGYSLWENMQQVLDRMFKETGHENAYFPLFIPMRFLEKEAEHVEGFAKECAVVTHHRLEPGPDGGLVPAGPLDEPLIVRPTSETIIGATYARWIQSYRDLPILINQWANVVRWEMRTRMFLRTAEFLWQEGHTAHATQEEAIEETMQMLRVYADFAENYMAMPVVQGEKTDGERFPGAVATYSIEAMMQDRKALQAGTSHFLGQNFSRAQEIKFQDQHGQEVFAWTTSWGVSTRLVGGLVMSHSDDDGLVLPPKLAPKHVVILPIYRKDEEKAAVLEYCNSLKQELEQQPYSDGRVRVLIDDRDLRGGEKNWQHIKRGVPLRMEVGPRDVKSNAVFLARRDKGVKEKQSVPRTEMIAKVGQLLDEIQNGLYQRALALREENSCRIESLDDFRAYFTAKDSDKPEIHGGFAWCHWSESPEMDRLLKEMKVTIRCVPMDGNEESGTCIFTGKPSARRAVFAKAY is encoded by the coding sequence ATGGCAAAGCAACCTGCCAACGCAATTAATCCCAGTCGGCAAGCGGATTATCCCCAATGGTATCAAGAGGTCATCAAGGCGGCTGATTTGGCAGAGGCCTCCGATGTGCGTGGCTGCATGGTCATCAAGCCCTGGGGCTACAGCTTATGGGAGAATATGCAACAGGTGCTCGACCGCATGTTTAAAGAGACGGGGCATGAAAATGCCTATTTCCCCTTGTTTATCCCGATGCGGTTTTTAGAAAAAGAAGCTGAACACGTGGAGGGTTTCGCCAAAGAATGTGCCGTCGTCACCCATCATCGGCTGGAGCCTGGACCTGATGGCGGTTTGGTTCCCGCAGGCCCGCTCGATGAGCCCCTGATTGTACGACCAACGAGCGAAACGATTATTGGGGCCACCTACGCACGATGGATTCAGTCGTATCGGGATCTTCCCATCTTGATCAACCAATGGGCGAATGTCGTCCGCTGGGAAATGCGGACACGAATGTTTTTGCGGACCGCAGAATTCCTCTGGCAAGAAGGACACACGGCTCACGCGACTCAAGAGGAAGCGATCGAAGAAACGATGCAAATGTTGCGTGTCTACGCCGATTTTGCCGAAAACTACATGGCGATGCCCGTGGTCCAAGGTGAAAAGACCGATGGCGAAAGGTTCCCGGGCGCGGTCGCTACTTACAGTATCGAAGCCATGATGCAGGATCGTAAAGCACTCCAAGCGGGAACCTCGCACTTTCTCGGGCAAAACTTTTCGCGTGCCCAGGAAATTAAATTTCAGGATCAACACGGTCAAGAAGTTTTTGCCTGGACCACCTCCTGGGGAGTCTCCACCCGATTGGTGGGCGGTCTCGTCATGTCTCACTCGGACGACGATGGCTTGGTGTTGCCACCCAAACTAGCTCCCAAGCATGTGGTGATCTTGCCGATCTATCGAAAAGACGAAGAAAAAGCCGCCGTGTTGGAATACTGCAACTCGCTCAAGCAAGAATTGGAACAACAGCCTTATTCAGACGGTCGGGTTCGCGTTCTGATTGACGATCGTGATCTTCGAGGCGGAGAGAAAAACTGGCAACACATCAAACGTGGTGTGCCGCTCCGAATGGAGGTTGGACCTCGGGATGTCAAAAGCAATGCTGTCTTTCTCGCCCGCCGCGACAAAGGTGTGAAGGAAAAGCAGAGTGTGCCGCGAACCGAGATGATCGCCAAGGTTGGCCAACTGTTGGACGAAATTCAAAACGGTCTCTACCAGCGAGCACTTGCTCTCAGAGAAGAAAACAGCTGCCGCATCGAATCGCTCGACGACTTTCGAGCTTACTTTACTGCGAAAGATTCAGATAAACCGGAAATTCATGGAGGATTTGCTTGGTGCCACTGGAGCGAGTCGCCTGAGATGGACCGCTTGCTTAAGGAGATGAAGGTTACGATTCGGTGTGTACCGATGGATGGCAATGAAGAGTCCGGAACCTGTATCTTTACCGGGAAACCGAGCGCCAGGCGAGCTGTCTTCGCGAAAGCCTACTAA
- the nusA gene encoding transcription termination factor NusA: MNPNEVLRIVDAIHRDKNIEKDIVIQAIEAALVSAARKNYGDDAEIEIEIDRVDGSIRGKMNGEPLDPEETVGRIGAQTAKQVIIQKIREAERDALYDEYDELSGQMVGGVVQRNEGRATTVSLGNVEAILPRGEQIPGESHHANERVRATVFDVRKEGSRVKVILSRTRPHLVQRLFEQEIPEIAEGVIEVRAMAREPGYRSKVAVSSADQRVDCVGACVGVRGNRIKNIVDELAGERIDIVRWSDDMQVLIPNSLQPAEVDEVILCKMMGRAIVLVREDQLSLAIGRRGQNVRLASKLCGWDIEIMTQNELQEQIESAVAGYSALEGVTDELAERLVGEGFLSYDDLSVIEPDDLMEMGSLSQEVVDQIVEQAEQRAEEAEQAAAAERRRLKEQERIDKATAEAEALEAAKEAAREAAAIADATEESNSEGVEVDATSVTLGNSGDETSAVEADGDAPTETAENESPDGAVSQPATESEPRDTTLES, from the coding sequence ATGAATCCGAACGAAGTGCTGCGGATTGTTGACGCGATCCACCGCGACAAAAACATCGAAAAGGACATCGTCATCCAGGCGATTGAGGCGGCCTTGGTCTCCGCGGCGAGAAAAAATTACGGTGACGACGCGGAAATCGAGATCGAGATTGACCGCGTGGACGGCTCGATTCGCGGAAAAATGAACGGAGAACCGCTCGATCCGGAAGAAACGGTCGGACGGATTGGAGCTCAAACCGCCAAACAGGTGATCATTCAAAAAATTCGCGAAGCCGAACGCGATGCGCTCTACGACGAGTATGACGAATTGTCCGGCCAAATGGTCGGCGGAGTCGTGCAGCGAAATGAAGGACGAGCCACCACCGTCTCCCTTGGAAACGTGGAGGCCATCCTGCCGCGTGGCGAACAGATTCCGGGTGAATCACACCATGCGAACGAGCGAGTGCGGGCAACCGTTTTTGACGTTCGAAAAGAAGGGAGTCGCGTCAAGGTAATCCTGAGCCGCACCCGCCCCCATTTGGTACAACGCCTGTTCGAACAGGAAATTCCTGAAATCGCCGAGGGTGTCATTGAAGTTCGAGCGATGGCTCGTGAACCCGGCTATCGCAGTAAAGTGGCCGTCAGCAGTGCCGATCAGCGAGTGGACTGCGTAGGCGCCTGCGTGGGCGTTCGAGGAAACCGCATTAAAAACATCGTCGATGAACTGGCCGGGGAACGAATTGATATCGTTCGCTGGAGCGATGACATGCAGGTTTTGATCCCCAATTCGCTCCAACCGGCCGAAGTTGACGAAGTCATCCTCTGCAAAATGATGGGACGGGCTATCGTGCTGGTTCGAGAGGACCAGTTGTCACTGGCCATCGGCCGGCGAGGTCAGAATGTCCGACTGGCAAGCAAGCTTTGCGGCTGGGACATCGAAATCATGACCCAGAATGAACTGCAGGAACAAATAGAAAGTGCCGTCGCTGGCTATTCCGCGCTGGAAGGTGTTACCGACGAACTGGCGGAACGATTGGTGGGCGAAGGCTTTTTATCCTACGACGACCTCTCGGTGATTGAACCCGATGACTTGATGGAAATGGGAAGTCTCAGCCAAGAGGTGGTCGATCAGATTGTCGAACAGGCCGAGCAACGAGCCGAAGAGGCCGAACAGGCCGCCGCTGCTGAACGCCGTCGCTTGAAAGAACAAGAACGAATCGACAAGGCGACCGCAGAAGCGGAAGCCCTCGAAGCGGCCAAAGAAGCGGCCAGAGAAGCGGCTGCGATTGCCGATGCCACGGAAGAATCCAACTCCGAAGGAGTGGAAGTCGACGCCACGAGTGTTACACTGGGGAACTCGGGGGACGAAACGTCTGCTGTAGAAGCGGACGGTGATGCCCCCACGGAGACCGCAGAAAACGAATCGCCTGACGGTGCCGTATCACAACCGGCCACCGAAAGCGAACCACGCGATACGACCCTTGAGTCGTAG
- a CDS encoding DUF1573 domain-containing protein, translated as MKSVFFIALAAVLLGAAVGVGSSVYQFNRVPTYAFSKPAVENALSSHQQVSQDPGIASLEVIGSREFNFGVMSKEETRQHTFVVKNVGDGPLTLQFIDKSCQCTDVTMSRSIVPPGELTDVTLSWQPNNYRFDFSQIARFKTNDPSMQELDLRIKGRVQQLVRPVPASLSFDGLRADQQSSVKLVLYGYRDDDLEVEQVEFLKAGTADFFEATVKPLDSEQLAEEPGAKSGAAITVTLKPGVPIGTFSQRIRLRTNQTELEPIDLPVQGSIVGDISVFGAGLDRQTGVLELGVLKGKQLHQRKLFVVARGADSASVEFKVVETDPADVLEASFDEPTLAGGLKRYPLSIRIKPNGEIIDRTGSKVGPLGRIVIESNRLDSPKLNLYVSFLLEESP; from the coding sequence ATGAAGTCAGTTTTTTTTATTGCCCTTGCGGCAGTGCTACTTGGTGCGGCGGTTGGTGTTGGTTCTTCGGTGTATCAGTTTAATCGTGTCCCGACCTATGCATTTTCAAAGCCTGCGGTGGAAAATGCGCTGAGTTCGCATCAGCAAGTGAGCCAGGATCCGGGTATCGCGAGTTTGGAAGTGATTGGTTCTCGCGAATTCAATTTTGGCGTGATGTCTAAAGAGGAAACTCGCCAACATACCTTCGTCGTCAAGAACGTCGGCGATGGGCCGTTGACACTCCAATTCATCGATAAGTCCTGCCAATGTACCGATGTGACGATGTCCCGTAGTATTGTTCCTCCTGGCGAATTGACGGACGTCACGCTCAGTTGGCAACCCAACAACTACCGCTTTGATTTCAGCCAGATTGCTCGATTCAAGACGAATGACCCATCGATGCAGGAGTTGGATTTGCGGATCAAAGGGCGAGTGCAACAGCTCGTTCGTCCCGTCCCTGCTTCGTTAAGTTTTGATGGCTTGCGAGCCGACCAACAATCTTCTGTGAAGCTTGTTCTGTACGGCTATCGAGACGATGATTTGGAGGTCGAACAGGTTGAATTCCTCAAGGCGGGAACGGCTGATTTCTTCGAAGCAACCGTGAAGCCGTTAGACAGTGAGCAGCTTGCCGAAGAGCCTGGCGCAAAAAGCGGGGCTGCCATTACGGTCACGCTCAAGCCGGGGGTGCCGATTGGAACCTTTTCGCAGCGGATTCGGTTGCGAACGAACCAGACCGAGTTGGAACCGATTGACTTGCCTGTGCAGGGGTCGATTGTTGGGGATATCAGTGTGTTTGGTGCGGGGCTTGACCGTCAGACGGGCGTCCTCGAGTTGGGGGTGCTCAAGGGTAAGCAGTTGCACCAACGGAAGCTGTTTGTTGTCGCCCGGGGGGCGGATTCTGCCAGCGTTGAATTCAAAGTTGTCGAAACTGATCCAGCCGATGTTCTGGAAGCTTCGTTTGACGAGCCGACGTTGGCTGGTGGTCTAAAGAGATACCCGCTTTCGATCCGAATTAAACCGAACGGCGAGATTATTGACCGTACAGGTAGTAAAGTAGGGCCTTTGGGGAGAATCGTGATTGAATCGAACCGCCTAGACTCGCCTAAGTTGAATCTGTATGTCAGTTTTCTCCTCGAAGAGAGTCCCTAG
- a CDS encoding DUF4416 family protein produces MAEIRSARPVVMLIAVCSRYEQALDWAAQRAETEFGPIELRSPAFEFNQTEYYQASMGAGLKKQFLALRRLIDPGQLRHVKRSSNGWEIEYAKQTDWPEERPLNLDPGYVSEAKLVLASTKDHSHRIYLDDGIYAEVTLHYRGGRWQKSAWTYPDYQQADFQEFFLRCRDFLRLELRQ; encoded by the coding sequence ATGGCTGAGATTCGTTCCGCTCGACCCGTCGTAATGTTGATTGCCGTTTGTAGCCGCTACGAGCAGGCATTGGATTGGGCTGCTCAACGGGCTGAAACGGAATTTGGTCCGATTGAGTTGCGAAGTCCCGCCTTTGAATTTAATCAAACCGAATACTATCAGGCCTCCATGGGAGCTGGACTGAAGAAGCAGTTCCTCGCTCTGCGAAGACTTATTGACCCGGGGCAATTACGTCATGTCAAACGCAGTTCGAATGGCTGGGAAATCGAATATGCGAAACAGACTGATTGGCCGGAAGAACGTCCGCTGAACCTGGACCCGGGCTATGTGTCGGAGGCCAAGCTTGTTTTGGCCTCCACCAAAGATCACTCCCACCGAATTTACCTCGATGATGGGATTTACGCCGAGGTGACACTGCATTACCGGGGCGGTCGCTGGCAGAAATCCGCCTGGACTTATCCGGATTATCAACAGGCGGATTTTCAGGAGTTTTTTCTTCGTTGTCGCGATTTTTTGCGGCTGGAATTGCGTCAATAA